Proteins from a single region of Psychrobacter sp. JCM 18902:
- a CDS encoding ATP-binding protein codes for MATTPNVDNKRYQGLIISIALFLSLIGALLAFTFYTSNLLERNTALIDQTNQVANSAQAVIKDLFDLDNSYGEDTNSPHIQRVLERLEENTALITSSIAAIEQGATITDVDGKTYDLPKIDSNAQVNITAANEQWKALEPKIQAYLKDADNIMVSSEDDLTQAVEQAKTSSLLINDSLDNLTKDVFNSAERQATTIRLIQVLGVAAIFTYFLIFVFFFVRRLRETDAEAFAARRETQEIMETVNTGLFLLDKDLNIGQQHSRALNDIIGEDRLSGENFTNVLRGRISDKDLKTTQQFIEQLYNPRVKEKLVDSLNPLHKVMLHNNAGDKAQNNRFLDFKFSRVYDNKDIARILVNVNDVSDAVYLEQRLEKERSQNDMQIEMLTTILNVNPKIINEFIDNTQMHIEKMNNILKNPGSSQYELEGKLKAIYREMHSLKGEASALKLHSFTKIASDAEDKLHALQNQGQLSGNDFLPLAVHLDDLLSLSNTIATLGERINRSAPATAPTANGLDDNIAQNGMSKTVVTDSQTSNPSTSIIDTDIGQDIDLDNDATDDHLSFYKAFAKDIAARQGKQVELKSNTLMQADIPAHLVKPIKEISIQLLRNAVVHGIEAPSVRHSIGKTAVGTIDLEIKDNGSDFMLMVQDDGQGIDYDSIRAKLSSDGRFSTEEASQLSQSELLKQLFSSGFSTKEHADEDGGRGVGLDIIKAKVKDYDGKLNVNSEFGQMTRFVITLPKA; via the coding sequence ATGGCAACCACTCCCAATGTTGACAATAAGCGCTATCAAGGTCTGATCATTTCAATTGCACTATTTTTATCGCTCATCGGTGCTTTGTTAGCCTTTACGTTCTATACCTCAAACTTATTAGAAAGAAATACCGCTTTAATTGACCAAACCAACCAAGTCGCTAATAGCGCGCAGGCGGTAATTAAAGATTTATTTGACTTAGATAATAGCTATGGCGAAGATACGAACTCTCCGCATATTCAGCGCGTTTTGGAGCGTTTGGAGGAAAATACGGCGTTGATTACCAGCTCTATTGCTGCTATTGAGCAAGGTGCAACGATCACTGACGTTGATGGCAAAACTTATGATCTGCCAAAGATTGACAGTAACGCACAAGTAAACATTACCGCGGCTAATGAGCAGTGGAAAGCGTTAGAGCCTAAGATTCAAGCATATCTCAAAGATGCTGATAATATTATGGTTTCCTCTGAAGATGATCTGACCCAAGCCGTTGAACAAGCCAAGACGTCAAGTCTATTGATTAACGATTCGTTAGACAATTTGACCAAAGATGTTTTCAATAGTGCCGAACGCCAAGCGACGACCATTCGTCTTATTCAGGTACTTGGTGTTGCCGCCATCTTTACCTACTTTCTAATCTTTGTATTCTTCTTTGTACGTCGTTTACGTGAAACCGATGCTGAAGCGTTCGCTGCTCGTCGCGAGACGCAAGAGATTATGGAAACGGTAAATACGGGTCTATTCTTACTTGATAAAGACTTGAATATTGGTCAGCAGCATTCTCGTGCACTGAATGATATTATCGGTGAGGACAGATTGTCAGGAGAGAACTTTACCAACGTTTTACGTGGGCGTATTTCTGATAAAGATCTGAAAACCACACAGCAATTTATTGAGCAGCTTTACAATCCACGCGTTAAAGAAAAATTGGTAGATTCTCTCAATCCACTGCACAAAGTCATGCTACACAACAACGCTGGTGATAAAGCACAGAATAATCGCTTCTTAGACTTCAAGTTCTCACGTGTTTATGACAACAAAGACATTGCCCGTATTTTGGTCAACGTCAACGATGTATCAGATGCCGTATATTTAGAGCAGCGTCTAGAAAAAGAGCGTTCGCAAAATGATATGCAGATTGAAATGCTCACCACTATTCTAAATGTAAATCCAAAGATTATTAATGAGTTTATTGATAATACGCAGATGCACATTGAGAAGATGAACAATATCTTGAAAAATCCTGGTAGCTCACAATACGAGCTTGAGGGCAAACTAAAAGCCATTTACCGCGAAATGCATAGCTTAAAAGGTGAAGCTTCTGCGCTAAAACTGCATAGCTTTACCAAGATTGCCTCAGATGCGGAAGACAAACTGCACGCATTGCAAAACCAAGGTCAATTATCTGGTAACGATTTCTTGCCATTGGCCGTACATTTGGATGACTTATTAAGCCTATCAAATACCATCGCGACCTTGGGCGAGCGTATTAACCGTTCAGCACCAGCGACTGCACCAACTGCAAATGGGTTAGATGACAATATTGCTCAAAACGGTATGTCAAAAACGGTGGTGACTGACAGTCAGACATCAAATCCTTCAACCAGTATCATAGATACTGATATCGGTCAGGATATTGACCTAGATAATGACGCGACTGATGATCATCTGTCTTTTTATAAAGCATTTGCAAAAGATATTGCCGCAAGACAAGGCAAGCAAGTAGAGCTAAAGAGTAATACGCTGATGCAAGCGGACATACCAGCACATCTAGTAAAGCCGATTAAAGAGATTAGCATTCAACTACTACGTAATGCCGTGGTGCATGGCATTGAAGCGCCAAGTGTTCGTCATTCGATTGGTAAGACTGCGGTTGGGACGATTGATTTAGAAATAAAAGACAACGGCTCAGATTTCATGCTGATGGTGCAAGATGATGGTCAAGGTATTGATTATGATAGCATTCGTGCCAAGTTAAGCAGTGATGGTCGTTTTAGTACAGAAGAAGCCAGTCAGCTCAGTCAAAGCGAGCTGCTCAAACAACTGTTTTCTTCGGGTTTCTCTACCAAAGAACACGCAGATGAAGATGGCGGACGCGGTGTCGGTCTCGATATCATTAAAGCAAAAGTAAAAGATTAT